From Fusobacterium varium:
TTTTCAATATATGCTTGAAATGAAAGATTGAAAAAAATCCAGATCTAATAGTAAAATACAGACCTATAAATAGGACAAAATAAGTAAATGGTTTTCCCCATAAAAAATCATTTATTCCGTTTAAAATACTTGCAAACATACCTACTTTCCTCCTCATAAACTTTAACCAAAAATGATAAAGTATTTTATATTTCAAAGTTTGAGTGGATATCCAGTTAAATTTATATAGCCTGCAGAGCTAGTGAATAATACTATACGCGTATAAAACTTTTAATTATTTATTTCCATAAGCTACCTCAAGAGCATTTGTAAAATCATTAATTAAATCTTGTGTATTCTCTATTCCTACTGATATTCTTAGCAGACCATCAGTAATTCCAATAGCAAGTCTTTCTTCCCTAGTCATGTCACTATGTGAGCTCATAACAGGATAAGCAAGTGATGATCTATATCCTCCAAGTGTCATAGCATAATGAGCAAGTTTTAAAGTTCTCATAAATTTATTCATTTTTTCTAAATCTTCAGGAAGTTCAATACTCAACATACCTCCATAGCAATCTCCGAATTGTTCATGAGCTAAAAGATGTTGAGGATTACTCTCAAGACTTGGATGATTCACTTTAAGAATATAAGGTGATTTTTCAAGAGCAGCTGCAAGAGCAGAAGCATTTTCACATTGTTTTTTTATTCTTAACTCAAGAGTTCTCATTCCACGCATTATAAGCCAGCTTGAGAAAGGATCTGCTTGAGTTCCAAGGAGAACTTGCAATTCATATATTTTTTTTATAAGTTCAGATTTACCAGTAACAGCCCCACATACAGCATCACTATGTCCATTTGCAAATTTAGTAAGAGAATTTACAACAAGATCTGCTCCAAATTTTAAGGGCTTTATTAAAGCTCCTGTCATAAATGTATTGTCTACAACTAATAGAGCATTATTAGAATGGGCAATGTCAGCTAACATTTTTAGATTTGGAACTCCAATTAATGGATTTGAAACAGTTTCAGTGTAGAGTATAACAGTTGTTGGCTTTATATTAGCTTTTACTTCTTCTAAATCTGTAAAATCTACAAATGTAGTTTCAACACCATATTTTTTTAATATTTTTGTAAATATTTCTAAAGTTTCACCATAAAGAGTTTTATCAGATAAGATATGATCTCCTGCTTTAGTGTGAGCTATTACAGTAGAAGAAATAGCAGCCATTCCTGAAGAACATCCAAGAGAATCTTCTCCTCCTTCAACATAGTTCATTAGTTCAATAAGAGCTGTTCTGTTTGGATTTCTATTTCTGTTGTAGCAAAATCCTTTTTCATCATATCTTTTTTGCAGATCAGCTAGATCTTCAACATTATGTGCAGTAGATAGATGTATTGGAAGGGCTTCAGGGTTTGAAGTAGGCAGTCTAAAATATGCACCAGCTTCCAGAATGTTAGTTTCAAAAGATAAAGATTCATCAAATTCCTTAAACATATGTAATCCTCCTAAAAAATTATATTTTGTTTTAAAAAAAATAAAAATGTCTTTGATAAAAACAAAATTTTCATAAAATATCTATAATCAAAGTATAAAACCTATATTTACAATAGAGTCAATAAATAATTTTAAAAAATTTATTTTATTTTATTTGTTGACTCTATTGTTACAGCATATAATACACTGACTATATAAAGAAAATTAAATAAAATTTGAAATAACTTTTAAGGAGGATTATAATTATGGAAAGAAAATGTTCAGAAGCTACAGAATTACTTTACAGAGGAAGGAAAGTAAAAGGGATGGATTTTAATAAGCCAGAGGCATTTCCACTGTTTACAACAACAGCATTTACAATGAATAGTTTAACAGAAGTAAAAGAAGCATATGAAAAAAGATATACATATATAAGAACATGTAATCCTAACAGAGATGCCCTTGCTGATATGGTAACATTTCTTGAAGCAGGAGAAAAATCATTAATATTTTCATCAGGAATGGGAGCAATTACTACTACTTTAATGACATTATTAAAACCTGGAGATCATGTAATATGTAATAGAAATATATATGGAGAAACATTTGATGTATTTACAAAATTAATGCCAAAATTTGGTATTAATGCTGATTTAGTTGATTTTGATGATATAGAAAACTGTAAAAAAGCTCTAAAACCTGAAACAAAACTAATATATTCAGAAGTTTTTGCTAATCCTACATTAAATATAGCAGATATTCCAGCTCTGGCAGAAATAGCTCATAAAAATGGAGCGTTGTTGATGATTGATAATACATTTTCATCTCCAATAGCAATAAAACCTATAAAATTTGGTGCAGATATAGTTATTAATAGTATGACAAAATTTATGAATGGACATAGTGATGCTATTGCTGGTTCAATTACTTCGACAGAAGAGATTATAGATGCAATTCACCCAGTAAGAATGCTTTGTGGAACACCAGGTGATCCTCATGCAGCACATGCAATGATGAAAAGCTTTGCAACAATGGATCTTCGTATAAAAAAACAAATGGCAAGTGCGGCTAAATTAGCAAAAGCATTAGAAGAAAATAAATATGTATCTAAAGTAAATCATCCAAGTCTTAAAAGTTTTAAACATCATGACTTAGCCCTTGAATTATTTGGTTCGAACGAAACAATGAGTGGAATGATAAGTTTTATTGTTCCAGAAGATTCAGAGAAAATAGATAAATTTATGTTGAAACTAAATTTTGCACATTATGCAATGACTTTAGGGGGAATACGTACTACTCTTGTTCATCCAGTAACAAGTTCTCATAGTCATATGCCAGATGAAGCAAGAAGAGCTATGGGAATTACTCCAGGTTTATTCAGACTTTCTGTAGGTATAGAAGATGTAGATGATTTGATTGCAGACTTTACTCAAGCCCTTGAAGTATTTGGAGAATAGTTTAATAGAGAAATCATTAAAAAGCAGAAAGGGTGTTTAAATACACCCTTTTCTTAATAATAATTATGGAGGGAATATGAAGATAATAATAGATGATATGCTAAAAAATAAAGTAGAAAGTATAAGACTGGGATGTCTTATCTATGATGTTAAAGTTAAAGAAAAAAATGAAGAGTTGTGGAAAAAATTTGATAAAGAAATATTTCCAGCATTAATTTCTTTCATGGAAAACAAAGGAATAAATGATATAGAAAATATTTTTTTATCAAAAAAAGCATATAAATCTTTAGGAAAAGATCCTAATCGTTACAGAATATCTTCAGAAGCTCTTTATAGAAGAATTAAGCAGGGAAAAGGACTATATCAGATAAATACAGTTGTAGATACCAATAATTTAATATCATTAGAAACAGGATTTTCTGTAGGTTCTTATGATTTAAAAAATATAAAAGGAGATATTTTACTTAGAAAAGGAAGAAGTGAAGAAATATATAAAGGAATAGGGAAAGATGATATAAATATAGAAAATCTTCCTGTTCTCACTGATAGCGAAGGAGCTTTTGGAAGTCCTACAAGTGATTCAATAAAAGCTATGGTTACATTAGAGTCAGTAAAAATATTGACATTAATATATTGCTTTTCAAAAAATGAAAACTTGGAAGAAATTTTAGAAAAATCTTTTAAATATTTAGAAAAATATGCAGAAGCAGAAAATATAGAGAAACTTATAGTTGAATAAAATATATTTTAGTGAGGGAAAAAATGAAAAAAATATCATATTTATTAGTTATTTTTGCTGCATTTTTATGGGGAGGAATAGGGCTTTTTTCAAAAACAGCAGGAAATATGGGATTTACATCTATTGATATATGCTTTATACGTTCTGTATTTTCAGTAATTATTCTTGGCATTTTCTTTTTTATAAAAGATAGAAGTATTTTTAAGCTCAAAAGTATAAAAGACTTAAAATATTTTATAGGGACAGGAATAATAAGTTTTTCCTTGTATAACTGGAGTTATATTGCAGCAATAAAGGAAACATCAATGGGGGTTGCCGCTATTCTTTTATATACAGCTCCATCTATTATAATGATACTTTCAGTAATACTTTTTAATGAAAAAATTACAAAAGTTAAACTTGCAGCTCTCATAATAACATTTTTAGGGTGCATGATGGTTACAGGAATATTTGAGGGAGGAAATATAATCTCTGTCAGAGGATTTATTTATGGAATACTTTCAGGTATAGGATATGGACTCTACAGTATTTTTGGAAAATATGCTCTTAGAAAATACTCTCCAGTTACAGTAGTGTTTTACACATTTTTAATGTCTGGTCTTTTATTTAGTATTTTAGGATCTCCATTTGTGATAATTGAAAAAATAAATAGTACAAGATCTTGGATTTTTGTTACAGTATTTGCTGCTTTTTCAGCAGCAGTTCCATATATATTATATACTAAAGGTCTTTCAGGAATAGAAGCAAGCAAGGCTTCTATACTTGCCAATATAGAACCCGTTGTAGCAGCATTAATAGGAATAGTTATTTTTTCAGAAGGAGCAGGGATGTTAAAGTTATTTGGAATATTCTTAGTAATCGTGGCTGTATGTATGATAAATTTAAGTGAGAGTTTTGAGAAAAAATAAAATTGATTTTACTTTCTTAATTTAGTAAGTAATAAAATTGCAGAAAAATTAAGGAACAGAGAAAAAATAAAAAATTAATTAAAAAAGCAGAGTAATTTTTATTTGTAAATTATACTTCTGCTTTTTTATATAAAATTTAATTTGTATATTTTCCAAAATTTTAAGCTTTTATATTACATAAATTATTATTTAAAACAGATAAACTTATTATTCCTGTGGGATTAAAATTTGAACTTCATAAACAGATCTAGAATATTCATAAAGGCTATTCTCATATTCATTTGCAAGAACTATTGATGGCTTCTTTTTTCCTTGAAAAAATAGTTTTGTAAAATATGGATTCCATCCATCACTCAAAATTCTTGCCTTAAAACATAAATAGTTCCCTTCTGGAATTTCAATAATATTTTCTGATTTAATATTTGGAGCTTCTTTGATAAACATTCCAAGATAATGTGGTTTTAATTCACCATTTATTAAGGCCTCATAATCAAGAATATATGAAAATTGTCTCATGTATTTAAGATGTTTGCATTCATTACTATTCCTTATTTCATTAAGCCTGATGTGAAAATCTTCTTTTGGCTCATTTTTTATAACTTTTGCAGCAACCATATATCTTTTCTCAAGATGAAGACTATAAGAATGGTCATCTATACTTCCTTCACCTATATAAGTAAAATAGTCTTTATACCATTGAATGTCATCAATGGTGTCTTTTAATTTACTGATTTCTTCCTCAAGAGATTTTTTACATTTGTCTAAATATTGAACAAGAGTATTGATATTGTTTTCAGCTAGAATTTCTCTTATTTCTTCAAGACTTAAATTGAATTTTTGAAGATATTTTATTCTATCAATAAGATGAAACTGATCAACAGAGTAATAACGATATCCTGTAGAAGGATTAATATACTTTGGAGCAAGTAAATTAATATTATTATAATGCCTTAATGTTTGCACAGAGACTCCCATTATTTC
This genomic window contains:
- a CDS encoding putative cystathionine beta-lyase encodes the protein MFKEFDESLSFETNILEAGAYFRLPTSNPEALPIHLSTAHNVEDLADLQKRYDEKGFCYNRNRNPNRTALIELMNYVEGGEDSLGCSSGMAAISSTVIAHTKAGDHILSDKTLYGETLEIFTKILKKYGVETTFVDFTDLEEVKANIKPTTVILYTETVSNPLIGVPNLKMLADIAHSNNALLVVDNTFMTGALIKPLKFGADLVVNSLTKFANGHSDAVCGAVTGKSELIKKIYELQVLLGTQADPFSSWLIMRGMRTLELRIKKQCENASALAAALEKSPYILKVNHPSLESNPQHLLAHEQFGDCYGGMLSIELPEDLEKMNKFMRTLKLAHYAMTLGGYRSSLAYPVMSSHSDMTREERLAIGITDGLLRISVGIENTQDLINDFTNALEVAYGNK
- a CDS encoding multidrug ABC transporter produces the protein MKELYSIGEVAEIMGVSVQTLRHYNNINLLAPKYINPSTGYRYYSVDQFHLIDRIKYLQKFNLSLEEIREILAENNINTLVQYLDKCKKSLEEEISKLKDTIDDIQWYKDYFTYIGEGSIDDHSYSLHLEKRYMVAAKVIKNEPKEDFHIRLNEIRNSNECKHLKYMRQFSYILDYEALINGELKPHYLGMFIKEAPNIKSENIIEIPEGNYLCFKARILSDGWNPYFTKLFFQGKKKPSIVLANEYENSLYEYSRSVYEVQILIPQE
- the mccB gene encoding cystathionine gamma-synthase yields the protein MERKCSEATELLYRGRKVKGMDFNKPEAFPLFTTTAFTMNSLTEVKEAYEKRYTYIRTCNPNRDALADMVTFLEAGEKSLIFSSGMGAITTTLMTLLKPGDHVICNRNIYGETFDVFTKLMPKFGINADLVDFDDIENCKKALKPETKLIYSEVFANPTLNIADIPALAEIAHKNGALLMIDNTFSSPIAIKPIKFGADIVINSMTKFMNGHSDAIAGSITSTEEIIDAIHPVRMLCGTPGDPHAAHAMMKSFATMDLRIKKQMASAAKLAKALEENKYVSKVNHPSLKSFKHHDLALELFGSNETMSGMISFIVPEDSEKIDKFMLKLNFAHYAMTLGGIRTTLVHPVTSSHSHMPDEARRAMGITPGLFRLSVGIEDVDDLIADFTQALEVFGE
- a CDS encoding membrane protein is translated as MKKISYLLVIFAAFLWGGIGLFSKTAGNMGFTSIDICFIRSVFSVIILGIFFFIKDRSIFKLKSIKDLKYFIGTGIISFSLYNWSYIAAIKETSMGVAAILLYTAPSIIMILSVILFNEKITKVKLAALIITFLGCMMVTGIFEGGNIISVRGFIYGILSGIGYGLYSIFGKYALRKYSPVTVVFYTFLMSGLLFSILGSPFVIIEKINSTRSWIFVTVFAAFSAAVPYILYTKGLSGIEASKASILANIEPVVAALIGIVIFSEGAGMLKLFGIFLVIVAVCMINLSESFEKK